A portion of the Juglans microcarpa x Juglans regia isolate MS1-56 chromosome 1D, Jm3101_v1.0, whole genome shotgun sequence genome contains these proteins:
- the LOC121257517 gene encoding probable mitochondrial adenine nucleotide transporter BTL1: protein MSQKSSSHSQSLKKRCSTGVFGDVLYGTMMFPKELEIDKETNFVLGFQVPDLGCIVKDFLKSREVREFVSGALAGAMTKAILAPLETIRTRMVVGVGSKHIAGSFVEVIEQQGWQGLWAGNAINMLRIIPTQAIELGTFECVKRAMTSAQEKWNQTECPSVQIGPVSLNFSLSWISPVAVAGAAAGIVSTLVCHPLEVLKDRLTISREVYPSLSIAISKIYKDGGIGAFYAGISPTLIGMLPYSTCYYFMYEKLKKSYCQSKNKKSLSRPEMLLVGALAGFTASTISFPLEVARKRLMVGALEGKCPPHMAAALSEVIKEKGLMGLYRGWGASCLKVMPSSGITWMFYEAWKDILLGKGHL, encoded by the exons ATGTCTCAAAAATCATCCTCTCACTCTCAG TCTTTGAAGAAGAGGTGCTCCACTGGGGTTTTTGGAGACGTATTGTACGGGACGATGATGTTTCCCAAAGAGCTTGAAATCGACAAGGAGACCAATTTCGTGTTAGGATTTCAAGTTCCAGACCTCGGATGTATCGTCAAA GATTTTTTAAAGAGTAGGGAAGTTCGTGAGTTTGTTAGCGGGGCTTTAGCAGGTGCTATGACCAAAGCCATACTTGCTCCTCTCGAGACCATCAG GACAAGAATGGTGGTTGGTGTTGGATCCAAACACATTGCTGGTAGTTTCGTTGAGGTTATTGAGCAGCAGGGCTGGCAAGGATTATGGGCTGGGAATGCAATCAATATGCTTCGCATAATCCCTACCCAGGCAATTGAGCTTGGAACATTTGAATGTGTAAAACGGGCAATGACATCAGCACAAGAGAAATGGAATCAAACGGAATGCCCGAGCGTACAAATTGGCCCTGTCAGTTTGAACTTCTCTCTCTCCTGGATTTCTCCAGTTGCCGTGGCCGGTGCAGCTGCTGGAATTGTTAGCACGCTCGTTTGCCATCCCCTCGAGGTTTTAAAG GATCGGTTGACTATCAGTCGTGAAGTATACCCTAGTTTAAGCATTGCTATTAGCAAAATTTATAAGGATGGAGGTATTGGCGCCTTTTATGCCGGTATCTCACCAACTTTGATTGGCATGCTTCCGTACAGTACTTGTTACTATTTCATGTACGAGAAATTGAAGAAATCTTACTGCCAATCAAAAAATAAGAAGTCTTTAAGTCGTCCAGAGATGCTTCTGGTTGGAGCTCTTGCAG GTTTTACAGCTAGTACAATTAGCTTTCCATTGGAGGTGGCCAGGAAAAGGCTAATGGTGGGAGCTCTAGAGGGTAAGTGCCCACCCCACATGGCAGCGGCACTTTCGGAAGTCATCAAGGAGAAAGGCCTGATGGGACTCTACAGAGGGTGGGGGGCTAGTTGTTTAAAGGTCATGCCATCCTCTGGCATCACCTGGATGTTTTATGAAGCTTGGAAAGACATATTACTTGGGAAAGGTCATCTCTGA